The nucleotide sequence AACAATCTCAATGGAGTCATTATTCCAACAAACGCGAACTTTTGGTTTAATTGCTAATGTCATGCGTCTGTAATACCAGCCATAGGCGATGAATTCTTCTGGATTATCCGGTGCGGGAAAGAAGTTTGTACCATATATGCCAGTGCGATCGCTACCTTTTACGATCGGTTTTTCGCTCACAGGTTCGTAGGGCCCAGTAATGCGATCGGAAACATACCAGTAAAGTGTGGAATCGGTAATTTTGTCTTTACCTACTTTCTTTACCCAGCTTGGGTTTAGCCACATAGTCCAACAAGAGAAAAACAGATGATATTTGCCATTTCTGTAAATCACTTGCGGTCTTTCCATTTCATAAAATGGCGATTCTTTTGTTCCCTCCACAAACGGTGTAGCAGCGGGAGGTAATAGTTCGTAAGGCCCCCCAATTTTGTCCGCTACGGCTACACCAACACAACCGCGATATTTTCCTTCTCCTCCTTCCTTCAAATAAGCGCAAATAAACATATAGTATTTGCCACTTTCCCGATCTTTTACAACATAAGGATCGCGCCATTGATAATGGTCGTACTCGTCATAACCCATCTGGCGTTTGAATTGTCCGTACCAGCGATGATTGTCATCTGGTTTGACAAGTTCGCGGTTTGACGATCGCTCCCAATGTAACCCGTCAACAGATGTTGCCAAACCAATGCCTTC is from Aerosakkonema funiforme FACHB-1375 and encodes:
- a CDS encoding glycoside hydrolase family 68 protein; the protein is MKFNNPFYELSARLVDFLPKGKRTTRRILYRLWNSYPSWDPWILKDGDIYRLFYLGGASQLVHWWMNGTIYGAISTDMKTWQDVGALLEVNPANSWESGRMLAGSAYKEDGVYYLFYSAAGKGLEIMNEGIGLATSVDGLHWERSSNRELVKPDDNHRWYGQFKRQMGYDEYDHYQWRDPYVVKDRESGKYYMFICAYLKEGGEGKYRGCVGVAVADKIGGPYELLPPAATPFVEGTKESPFYEMERPQVIYRNGKYHLFFSCWTMWLNPSWVKKVGKDKITDSTLYWYVSDRITGPYEPVSEKPIVKGSDRTGIYGTNFFPAPDNPEEFIAYGWYYRRMTLAIKPKVRVCWNNDSIEIVNLPQWQRNSNNQPVILSEVR